One window of the Hippocampus zosterae strain Florida chromosome 8, ASM2543408v3, whole genome shotgun sequence genome contains the following:
- the LOC127605886 gene encoding gamma-aminobutyric acid receptor subunit gamma-3 isoform X1 has protein sequence MTSAWLPLFLLFFVTLNARYVMSDYKEDYEDAMVHPMLSSKSQQSDGTKILNGLLKNYDHKLRPDIGVKPTVIDVDIFVNSIGPVSSINMEYQIDIIFAQTWTDSRLRYNSTMKILTLNSNMVGLIWLPDTIFRNSKNADAHWITMPNQLLRIWNDGKILYTLRLTINAECQLQLHNFPMDEHSCPLIFSSYGYPRDEMVYKWRRNSVEAADQKYWRLYQFDFMGLRNATEIIKTTAGDYMVMTVYFDLRRRMGYFTIQTYIPCILTVVLSWVSFWIKKDATPARTALGITTVLTMTTLSTVARTSLPRVSYVTAMDLFVTVCFLFVFAALMEYATLNYYSSCTRAPTCIDRKRHNYSVLDARRPPHTVVALNNATYWQDLDDTCASQCLDGKDCGAFFCCYDDCRDGAWRRGRVQVDLLDLDAYSRVFFPTSFLLFNVVYWVGYLYL, from the exons ATGACCTCTGCTTGGTTACCTttgttcctcctcttctttgtgACTCTCAATGCAAG GTATGTGATGTCCGACTACAAGGAGGACTACGAGGATGCGATGGTCCATCCGATGTTGTCATCCAAATCTCAGCAGTCGGATGGCACAAAAATCCTCAACGGGCTACTCAAGAATTACGACCACAAGCTCAGGCCCGACATTGGAG TGAAGCCAACGGTCATCGACGTGGACATTTTTGTCAACAGCATCGGACCCGTGTCCTCCATTAATATG GAATACCAAATCGACATCATCTTTGCGCAGACGTGGACCGACAGCCGTCTGCGCTACAACAGCACCATGAAGATCTTGACGCTCAACAGCAACATGGTGGGCCTCATCTGGCTGCCCGACACCATTTTCAGGAACTCCAAGAATGCCGACGCCCACTGGATCACCATGCCCAATCAGCTGCTCAGAATATGGAACGACGGCAAGATACTTTACACCTTGAG ACTGACCATAAACGCAGAGTGCCAGCTACAGCTGCACAACTTTCCCATGGACGAACActcgtgtccacttatcttctCCAGCT ACGGGTACCCGCGAGACGAGATGGTCTACAAGTGGAGGAGGAACTCGGTGGAGGCGGCGGACCAAAAGTATTGGCGCCTCTACCAATTTGACTTCATGGGTCTCAGGAACGCTACCGAAATCATCAAGACCACAGCAG GTGACTACATGGTGATGACGGTGTACTTTGACCTGAGGAGGCGAATGGGCTACTTCACCATCCAGACGTACATCCCCTGCATCCTCACCGTGGTCCTGTCCTGGGTCTCCTTCTGGATCAAGAAGGATGCCACACCAGCCAGGACCGCTTTGG GCATCACGACGGTGCTGACGATGACCACGCTGAGTACGGTGGCGAGGACGTCTCTGCCGCGCGTGTCCTACGTGACGGCCATGGACCTTTTCGTCACCGTCTGCTTCCTGTTCGTCTTTGCCGCCCTGATGGAATACGCCACCCTCAACTATTACTCCAGCTGCACCCGCGCGCCAACCTGCATAGACCGGAAACGCCAT AACTACTCGGTCCTGGACGCAAGGCGGCCTCCTCACACGGTGGTGGCCCTGAACAACGCCACCTACTGGCAAGACTTGGACGACACGTGCGCATCGCAGTGTCTGGACGGCAAAGACTGCGGCGCCTTCTTCTGTTGCTACGACGACTGCAGAGACGGCGCGTGGCGGAGGGGCCGCGTCCAAGTCGACCTGCTGGATCTGGACGCCTATTCCAGGGTCTTTTTCCCCACCTCCTTCCTCCTGTTCAACGTGGTCTACTGGGTGGGCTATCTCTACCTTTAG
- the LOC127605886 gene encoding gamma-aminobutyric acid receptor subunit gamma-3 isoform X2, translated as MEYQIDIIFAQTWTDSRLRYNSTMKILTLNSNMVGLIWLPDTIFRNSKNADAHWITMPNQLLRIWNDGKILYTLRLTINAECQLQLHNFPMDEHSCPLIFSSYGYPRDEMVYKWRRNSVEAADQKYWRLYQFDFMGLRNATEIIKTTAGDYMVMTVYFDLRRRMGYFTIQTYIPCILTVVLSWVSFWIKKDATPARTALGITTVLTMTTLSTVARTSLPRVSYVTAMDLFVTVCFLFVFAALMEYATLNYYSSCTRAPTCIDRKRHNYSVLDARRPPHTVVALNNATYWQDLDDTCASQCLDGKDCGAFFCCYDDCRDGAWRRGRVQVDLLDLDAYSRVFFPTSFLLFNVVYWVGYLYL; from the exons ATG GAATACCAAATCGACATCATCTTTGCGCAGACGTGGACCGACAGCCGTCTGCGCTACAACAGCACCATGAAGATCTTGACGCTCAACAGCAACATGGTGGGCCTCATCTGGCTGCCCGACACCATTTTCAGGAACTCCAAGAATGCCGACGCCCACTGGATCACCATGCCCAATCAGCTGCTCAGAATATGGAACGACGGCAAGATACTTTACACCTTGAG ACTGACCATAAACGCAGAGTGCCAGCTACAGCTGCACAACTTTCCCATGGACGAACActcgtgtccacttatcttctCCAGCT ACGGGTACCCGCGAGACGAGATGGTCTACAAGTGGAGGAGGAACTCGGTGGAGGCGGCGGACCAAAAGTATTGGCGCCTCTACCAATTTGACTTCATGGGTCTCAGGAACGCTACCGAAATCATCAAGACCACAGCAG GTGACTACATGGTGATGACGGTGTACTTTGACCTGAGGAGGCGAATGGGCTACTTCACCATCCAGACGTACATCCCCTGCATCCTCACCGTGGTCCTGTCCTGGGTCTCCTTCTGGATCAAGAAGGATGCCACACCAGCCAGGACCGCTTTGG GCATCACGACGGTGCTGACGATGACCACGCTGAGTACGGTGGCGAGGACGTCTCTGCCGCGCGTGTCCTACGTGACGGCCATGGACCTTTTCGTCACCGTCTGCTTCCTGTTCGTCTTTGCCGCCCTGATGGAATACGCCACCCTCAACTATTACTCCAGCTGCACCCGCGCGCCAACCTGCATAGACCGGAAACGCCAT AACTACTCGGTCCTGGACGCAAGGCGGCCTCCTCACACGGTGGTGGCCCTGAACAACGCCACCTACTGGCAAGACTTGGACGACACGTGCGCATCGCAGTGTCTGGACGGCAAAGACTGCGGCGCCTTCTTCTGTTGCTACGACGACTGCAGAGACGGCGCGTGGCGGAGGGGCCGCGTCCAAGTCGACCTGCTGGATCTGGACGCCTATTCCAGGGTCTTTTTCCCCACCTCCTTCCTCCTGTTCAACGTGGTCTACTGGGTGGGCTATCTCTACCTTTAG